In the genome of Desulfovibrio sp. ZJ209, the window CACGCCGCAAGCGTCCAAGCCCACCTTCCAGGACTACCAGGCGCAAATCCAGCAGTACGGCGACTATGTGGAACTGACCGATGTGCTCACCGACACCCACGAAGACCCGCTCATCCCGGAGTTCTCAGACATTCTCGGCGAGCAGGCGGCCGAGATGATCGAGCGCGTCACCATCGGCGCGCTCATGGGTGGCACGAATGTCTACTTCTCCGGCGAAACGGGTGGCACCCTCGCAACGTCGCGCGCGGGCGTCAACAAGCCGCTCACCCTGTCGCTTCAGCGCCGGGTTGTGCGTGGCCTCAAGCGGCAACTCGCGCAGCAGATCACGGCCGTTGTGAGCCCGTCCCCCAACTTCGCAACCTTCGCCATCCCGGCCTCCTATGTCGCCGTGTGCCACACCGACCTCGAGGCCGACATCCGCGAAATGCCGGGATTCGTACCCACCGAGAAGTATGGCAGCCGCGTTGCCATGCGCGGTGAGATCGGATCCGTGGAGGGCGTCCGCTACTGCACCACGACGCTCATGGAGCCCTTCCTCGATGCCGGGGCCGCGCCCGCCGCTGGCGAATCCGTGGAGAGCAATGAGGGGGCCTGCGCCGATGTGTACCCCATCTTTTTCCTCGGGAAAAACGCCTTCGGCAACATCCCCTTCGCCCGCGCGGCAAAGAACGGGCAGTCGCCCATCATGCCCATGGTGCTCAACCCCAATGTCCCGCGTGGCGGTGACCCGCTCGGGCAGCGCGGCTCCATCGGCTGGAAGGCGTCCCACACCGCCCTTATCCTCTATGACTTTTGGATCGCGCGGGCGGAAGTCGCCGCGACCAAGCTGTAAAAGGAGGTTTCAATGCCCGCACCACAGAAGACGAGCGCGCAGCCCGAGCAGGGCGCGCCCACGAATGAGCAGACAGCCAGCGTGGAAGCCAAATACAAGGCTGAACTGGAAGAGCTCAAGGCCCACAATGCGCGCCTGCTCAGGGAGGCCGAGGAAGCCAAGGCACAAGCCCAGCAGGCCGAAAAGCAAGCCGAGG includes:
- a CDS encoding N4-gp56 family major capsid protein, which gives rise to MPPVTTTGDISYRTAGYIAKKLLERAQPLLIVSQFGQSKPLPKNASKTIKFRRYEHLSAQPKALIEGVTPQASKPTFQDYQAQIQQYGDYVELTDVLTDTHEDPLIPEFSDILGEQAAEMIERVTIGALMGGTNVYFSGETGGTLATSRAGVNKPLTLSLQRRVVRGLKRQLAQQITAVVSPSPNFATFAIPASYVAVCHTDLEADIREMPGFVPTEKYGSRVAMRGEIGSVEGVRYCTTTLMEPFLDAGAAPAAGESVESNEGACADVYPIFFLGKNAFGNIPFARAAKNGQSPIMPMVLNPNVPRGGDPLGQRGSIGWKASHTALILYDFWIARAEVAATKL